A genome region from Methylobacterium sp. FF17 includes the following:
- the mutL gene encoding DNA mismatch repair endonuclease MutL: protein MTTPPRPVRRLDPILVDRIAAGEVVERPASAVKELVENAIDAGARSIEVTIEGGGRRLIRVVDDGAGMSADDLALAVERHATSKLPGGDLTRIDTLGFRGEALPSIGAVARLTLTSRTAEAGTGSTLTVDAGVKGEVRPAPSARGTRIEVTDLFSATPARLKFLKSDRAETAAIGDILRRLAVAQPGIRLVLRPESGAPQVFPAETEVGPAATLRRLTAVFGPDFGANALALEMAREGFALTGHIGLPSYHRGAANQIHFTVNGRPVRDRLLLGAVRGAYADTMSSDRHPVLGLAILCDPSLVDVNVHPAKTEVRFRDPGLIRGLIVSAIHETLRQAGLRGATTGASRTLEALRPAGLQVNGAASAYPGPAPGPPRGLPSCAAPAGYRPSPSAAPAFAGLAEGPQARFDHGFAPPSADLRVEAEPVLAEAEAHPLGAARAQLHETYIVAQTADGLVLVDQHAAHERLVYERLKRERARGGIARQGLLIPDVVELPPDDAERLVAAAPDLDRLGLTLEAFGTGAVLVREVPAALANASIRNLVTDILDALAESGLEDESPDGTDAGGGPLGRRLDAILSRMSCHGSIRAGRRLRPEEMNALLREMEATPLAGTCNHGRPTFVELKLHDIERLFGRR, encoded by the coding sequence ATGACAACGCCACCCCGTCCCGTCCGCCGCCTCGACCCGATCCTCGTTGACCGCATCGCGGCGGGCGAGGTCGTCGAGCGCCCCGCCTCCGCTGTGAAGGAGCTGGTGGAGAACGCCATCGATGCAGGCGCGCGCAGCATCGAGGTGACCATCGAGGGGGGCGGCCGTCGTCTCATCCGGGTGGTCGATGACGGGGCCGGCATGAGCGCCGACGACCTGGCCCTCGCGGTGGAGCGCCACGCCACCTCGAAGCTCCCCGGCGGCGATCTCACCCGCATCGATACCCTGGGGTTCCGAGGTGAAGCGCTGCCCTCGATCGGCGCCGTGGCGCGTCTGACGCTGACGAGCCGTACGGCGGAGGCCGGGACCGGCTCCACCCTCACGGTGGATGCGGGCGTGAAAGGGGAGGTTCGCCCCGCTCCGAGCGCGCGCGGCACCCGCATCGAGGTCACCGACCTGTTCTCCGCCACGCCGGCGCGACTCAAGTTCCTGAAGTCCGACCGGGCCGAGACGGCCGCCATCGGCGACATCCTGCGCCGCCTCGCCGTGGCGCAGCCGGGCATCCGGCTGGTGCTGCGCCCCGAGAGCGGGGCGCCGCAGGTGTTCCCCGCCGAGACCGAGGTGGGACCGGCGGCGACCCTGCGCCGGCTGACGGCGGTGTTCGGCCCGGATTTCGGCGCCAACGCCCTCGCCCTAGAGATGGCACGCGAGGGCTTCGCGCTGACGGGCCATATCGGCCTGCCGAGTTACCACCGGGGGGCTGCCAACCAGATCCACTTCACGGTGAACGGGCGTCCTGTGCGCGACCGGCTGCTGCTCGGGGCCGTGCGGGGTGCCTATGCCGACACGATGAGTTCGGACCGCCACCCCGTCCTCGGCCTCGCGATCCTTTGCGATCCGTCCCTCGTGGACGTCAACGTCCATCCGGCCAAGACCGAGGTGCGCTTCCGCGATCCCGGCCTCATCCGTGGCCTGATCGTCAGTGCGATCCACGAGACCCTGCGGCAGGCGGGGCTGCGCGGCGCGACGACGGGCGCCAGCCGGACCTTGGAAGCATTGCGGCCGGCGGGCCTGCAGGTGAATGGCGCCGCCAGTGCGTATCCGGGGCCCGCCCCTGGTCCGCCCCGGGGACTTCCCTCCTGCGCGGCACCTGCCGGCTATCGGCCGTCACCGTCTGCGGCCCCAGCCTTCGCCGGTCTCGCCGAGGGCCCCCAGGCCCGCTTCGACCATGGCTTCGCACCGCCCTCGGCGGACCTTCGTGTGGAGGCGGAGCCCGTCCTGGCCGAAGCGGAGGCGCACCCCCTCGGGGCAGCACGGGCGCAGCTGCACGAAACCTATATCGTCGCCCAGACCGCCGATGGCCTCGTTCTCGTGGACCAGCACGCGGCTCATGAACGCCTCGTCTACGAACGGCTGAAGCGCGAGCGGGCGCGGGGCGGCATCGCGCGCCAGGGCCTTCTGATCCCGGATGTCGTCGAGCTGCCCCCCGACGATGCGGAACGCCTCGTGGCGGCGGCGCCGGATCTCGACCGCCTCGGCCTGACCCTCGAGGCCTTCGGAACCGGGGCGGTGCTGGTGCGCGAGGTGCCGGCGGCCCTGGCGAATGCCTCGATCCGGAACCTCGTCACCGACATCCTCGACGCCCTCGCCGAGAGCGGGCTCGAAGACGAGAGCCCCGACGGCACCGACGCGGGCGGCGGCCCCCTCGGCCGTCGCCTCGACGCGATCCTCTCGCGCATGAGCTGCCACGGCTCGATCCGGGCCGGACGGCGCCTGCGTCCCGAGGAGATGAACGCGCTCCTGCGCGAGATGGAGGCGACGCCGCTCGCCGGCACGTGCAACCACGGCCGTCCGACCTTCGTGGAACTGAAGCTCCACGATATCGAACGGCTGTTCGGTCGCCGTTAG
- a CDS encoding NAD-dependent epimerase/dehydratase family protein, producing the protein MRERILVTGGAGFIGSHLLPRLAEMGYDLSVFDNLHPQIHGPDAVCGALPEGTDFVQADIRDRDAIARVVAQTKPDHIIHLAAETGTGQSWDEVHRYCDVNVGGTAALVEAVRSLPERVGRRLVLASSRAVYGEGAYRDGAGSLVVPPARQPRDMTRGLFDPMVDGLALRAVPTPENAPTAPASIYASTKLMQEFVVMQALLGTATEPVVLRFQNVYGPGQSLNNPYTGVLSIFSSQILQGQSLNIYEDGQIVRDFVYVEDVVDAILRGLTAATRPEQPINIGSGTPSTILETARELAAVLGAPETEIRVTGQFRAGDVRHAVADIRAAETILNWTPRTSLRDGLTSLAEWVRKTREAEGSNGR; encoded by the coding sequence ATGCGTGAACGCATCCTCGTGACCGGCGGTGCTGGTTTCATCGGATCGCATCTCCTGCCTCGCCTGGCGGAGATGGGGTACGATCTCAGCGTCTTCGACAACCTGCACCCGCAAATCCACGGGCCAGACGCCGTCTGCGGGGCACTTCCGGAGGGCACGGACTTCGTTCAGGCCGACATCCGCGATCGGGACGCGATCGCCCGCGTGGTCGCGCAGACCAAGCCGGACCACATCATCCACCTCGCGGCGGAAACCGGGACGGGGCAATCGTGGGACGAGGTCCACCGCTACTGTGACGTCAATGTCGGTGGCACGGCCGCGCTCGTCGAGGCCGTCCGCAGCCTGCCGGAGCGCGTGGGACGTCGCCTCGTGCTGGCCTCCTCCCGTGCCGTCTATGGCGAAGGCGCGTACCGCGACGGCGCGGGAAGCCTCGTCGTGCCCCCGGCCCGGCAACCCCGGGACATGACCCGAGGCCTGTTCGATCCGATGGTGGACGGTCTGGCCCTGCGCGCCGTGCCCACGCCGGAGAACGCTCCGACAGCCCCGGCTTCGATCTACGCATCGACGAAGCTGATGCAGGAATTCGTGGTGATGCAGGCGCTGCTCGGCACGGCGACCGAGCCGGTCGTGCTACGATTCCAGAACGTCTACGGCCCCGGCCAGAGCCTGAACAATCCCTACACGGGCGTGCTGTCGATCTTCTCGAGTCAGATCCTGCAGGGTCAGTCGCTCAACATCTACGAGGATGGGCAGATCGTTCGCGACTTCGTCTATGTCGAAGACGTCGTCGACGCGATCCTCCGAGGGCTGACGGCGGCGACGCGGCCGGAGCAACCGATCAACATCGGCAGCGGGACGCCATCCACGATCCTCGAAACCGCGCGCGAACTCGCAGCCGTGCTCGGCGCGCCGGAGACCGAGATACGGGTCACCGGACAGTTTCGCGCGGGCGACGTTCGTCACGCCGTCGCCGACATCCGGGCGGCGGAGACGATCCTGAACTGGACGCCGCGCACGAGTCTGCGGGATGGACTGACCTCCCTCGCCGAATGGGTCCGCAAGACCCGAGAGGCCGAAGGCTCGAACGGCCGGTGA
- a CDS encoding glycosyltransferase family protein: MNWARERGVPTIFHIDDDLLDIPIELGAAKQALHMHPDRLATIRYLLAETTLAYCSTPALRQRLFGDGESSRVVAGSLYCAHRVRRAPVEPIRSVIGYMGTDHSHDLAPVVPALVRLLTGRPEVTFEIFGSTPMPDALKLFGDRVRTIPPVGDYGAFMDTLEGLGWTIGICALAQTPFNAVKADTKWVEYTACGFAVVASRGTVYDACCADGCGLLVDGEAEWFAAFERLLEDGGAHRAQVERAQEKLRRDYSPERLAEQVLSVFARAQELAASAVAPTTHASSAGTEADAPPADERDVDGFHVDAFIDDKVVGWAWSPQERGRAEGLPLEIWCGDVRLGWNARRMRRSDVDAHVGDSSHSKGFELPIGGLHALFHLLDDAPGLLPSVRLDGRSYAPPSFRAHRNDLASFRTLRTADGRDRLHVADLWWANSRLLKVRSLDAPAVTSGITPTVLRVYQLQRAPTGTLGLIQVDEQELSPHAAIYPVGMRSAYMPLLVVGCTAAGEIAFIDLVPFPSLLRGGPHEAEVSALGDESGSLSDLRRLSDTYLTDCIGGENHPAEFALAGLDIDLSTVIGTEPIFDPSLREWLAAVPRIPVGATNIEARVDRDLGDRGFADHAVAQLKRPDGAASRPGRLRLSLGNAAVPTIAGLVSREPLPSASAFAPHIVTDPAAPTKRWFIALPEGGPLAAVTELGRIARQSFPALEGRGDDPQPDPHADRLLPLAILFRDLGAPTQADLISPVPRDQPTILPQIGPSAPSISVLVLVEQPEHNLQPLLASLAAQAAPNVQEIIVGAAAHDSKLDSLRQLVADILPGLGQVVSDLDTSQINSALNVLASRATGDVLVLLDQSMILHDPRTLDTLARLATLDGTGTVGCLQIRARTPAENNYVLKSAGLFPGRVDFAGPPALSLKELDSIALLPMAIYPVAANLLTCMAISMYVWREVGGLKDATALSAQAGVTLSTRAVEAGYTNLCTSLLSVTARDFPRSPRGVKVFEATRLSAARLLPAVRASTLVRSF; the protein is encoded by the coding sequence GTGAACTGGGCCCGCGAGCGCGGTGTCCCGACCATCTTCCACATCGATGACGACCTGCTCGATATCCCGATCGAACTTGGGGCTGCCAAGCAGGCTCTGCACATGCATCCCGACCGTCTGGCGACGATCCGGTACCTGCTGGCGGAAACCACCCTCGCATATTGCTCGACACCGGCCCTGCGGCAGCGCCTGTTCGGCGATGGGGAGAGTTCGCGCGTGGTCGCCGGCTCCCTCTACTGTGCCCATCGCGTTCGGCGTGCCCCGGTCGAACCCATCCGATCTGTCATTGGCTACATGGGCACCGACCACAGCCACGACCTCGCGCCCGTCGTCCCGGCGCTCGTCCGCCTGCTCACGGGCCGGCCGGAGGTGACCTTCGAGATCTTCGGCTCGACGCCGATGCCTGACGCACTCAAGCTGTTCGGCGACCGGGTACGGACGATCCCACCGGTGGGCGATTACGGCGCGTTCATGGACACGCTCGAAGGGCTTGGCTGGACGATCGGCATCTGCGCGCTGGCCCAGACCCCCTTCAACGCGGTCAAGGCCGACACGAAGTGGGTGGAGTACACCGCCTGCGGCTTTGCCGTGGTGGCTTCGCGCGGCACCGTCTACGATGCCTGCTGCGCCGACGGCTGCGGCCTCCTCGTCGACGGTGAGGCGGAATGGTTCGCGGCCTTCGAGCGCCTGCTCGAGGACGGTGGTGCGCACCGCGCCCAGGTCGAGCGCGCTCAGGAGAAGCTGCGGCGCGACTACAGTCCGGAGCGCCTCGCGGAGCAAGTTCTCTCCGTCTTCGCGCGGGCACAGGAGCTCGCGGCCTCCGCAGTGGCTCCCACCACTCACGCGTCGAGTGCGGGAACGGAGGCCGACGCTCCGCCGGCGGATGAACGCGACGTCGACGGATTCCACGTCGACGCCTTCATCGACGACAAGGTGGTGGGTTGGGCCTGGTCCCCGCAGGAGCGGGGTCGCGCAGAGGGTCTGCCCCTCGAGATCTGGTGCGGCGATGTCAGGCTCGGCTGGAACGCGCGGCGTATGCGGCGGTCCGACGTGGATGCCCATGTCGGCGATTCGAGCCACAGCAAGGGGTTCGAACTACCGATCGGCGGCCTGCACGCCCTCTTCCACCTCCTGGACGACGCGCCCGGCCTGCTCCCGTCGGTCCGCCTCGACGGGCGGAGCTATGCGCCGCCGAGCTTTCGGGCTCACCGGAACGATCTCGCGTCCTTCCGAACCCTTCGGACCGCCGATGGCCGCGACCGGCTCCACGTTGCGGATCTCTGGTGGGCGAACAGCCGCCTCCTGAAGGTCCGAAGCCTCGACGCCCCGGCCGTCACCTCCGGGATCACGCCCACCGTCCTGCGCGTCTATCAGCTGCAACGTGCCCCGACCGGCACCCTCGGTCTGATCCAGGTCGACGAGCAGGAGCTGTCGCCCCATGCGGCGATCTACCCGGTCGGCATGCGCTCGGCCTACATGCCGCTCCTTGTGGTCGGCTGCACTGCGGCGGGCGAGATCGCGTTCATCGATCTCGTGCCGTTCCCATCCCTGCTGCGCGGGGGTCCGCACGAGGCCGAGGTCTCGGCACTCGGTGACGAATCGGGAAGCCTGTCGGACCTGCGCCGATTGTCGGACACCTACCTCACGGACTGCATCGGTGGCGAGAACCACCCCGCCGAGTTCGCGCTCGCGGGTCTCGACATCGATCTATCGACGGTCATCGGGACGGAACCGATCTTCGATCCGAGCCTGCGTGAATGGCTTGCGGCAGTGCCCCGGATCCCGGTCGGCGCCACGAATATCGAGGCGCGCGTCGACCGCGACCTCGGTGACCGCGGCTTCGCCGATCATGCCGTCGCACAGTTGAAGCGGCCCGATGGAGCCGCGTCCCGTCCGGGTCGGCTGCGCTTGTCGCTGGGCAACGCCGCTGTCCCGACGATCGCCGGCTTGGTTTCGCGGGAACCCCTTCCTTCCGCGTCGGCCTTCGCGCCCCACATCGTCACCGACCCCGCGGCACCAACGAAGCGCTGGTTCATCGCTCTACCCGAGGGCGGACCCCTCGCCGCCGTGACCGAGCTCGGCCGGATCGCGCGCCAGAGCTTCCCTGCGCTCGAGGGGCGTGGGGATGACCCGCAGCCCGATCCGCACGCGGATCGCTTGCTGCCGCTCGCCATTCTGTTCCGTGACCTCGGCGCGCCGACGCAGGCGGATCTCATCTCCCCGGTCCCGCGCGATCAGCCGACGATCCTGCCGCAGATCGGTCCTTCCGCGCCAAGCATCTCGGTCCTCGTGCTGGTCGAGCAGCCCGAGCACAATCTCCAGCCGCTCCTGGCCTCGCTCGCCGCACAGGCTGCGCCGAATGTCCAGGAAATCATCGTCGGAGCAGCGGCGCATGACTCGAAACTCGATTCCCTTCGCCAACTGGTGGCGGACATCCTCCCCGGACTGGGCCAGGTCGTTTCCGACCTCGACACCTCGCAGATCAACTCTGCGCTGAACGTTCTGGCTTCGCGGGCGACCGGGGACGTTCTCGTGCTGCTCGACCAGAGCATGATCCTGCACGATCCGAGGACCCTGGATACGCTGGCGCGCCTCGCCACGCTGGACGGCACCGGAACGGTGGGCTGCCTGCAGATCAGGGCGCGGACGCCTGCCGAAAACAACTACGTCCTCAAGAGCGCGGGCCTGTTCCCCGGCCGGGTCGATTTCGCGGGGCCGCCGGCCCTGTCCCTGAAAGAGCTGGACAGCATTGCCCTTCTGCCGATGGCAATCTACCCCGTCGCGGCCAACCTTCTGACCTGCATGGCGATCTCCATGTATGTGTGGCGAGAGGTGGGAGGGCTGAAGGACGCCACTGCTTTATCCGCTCAAGCGGGTGTGACCCTATCGACCCGAGCGGTGGAAGCGGGGTACACGAACCTCTGCACCTCGCTGTTGTCCGTCACCGCCCGAGACTTTCCGCGCTCGCCCCGCGGCGTCAAGGTCTTCGAGGCGACACGGCTCAGTGCCGCGCGACTGCTGCCCGCCGTCCGGGCGAGCACGCTGGTCAGGTCCTTCTGA
- a CDS encoding class I SAM-dependent methyltransferase gives MSLWQDNLNNKGKIIHKWAHYFPVYEKHFERWRNRSMVFWEVGVYEGGSLQMWQKYFGPSAIIIGLDINPACTKHAAEGINIRIGDQSDTAFLQRVIDEFGPPDVVLDDGSHHMKQTWATFSHVYPQVPKNGVYMVEDMHTSYWENWGGGLDVQDSFINKSKKLIDELNADHTKGALLPTEFTRTTDSISFYDSIVVFEKGNIWWKRGFRTGGNKET, from the coding sequence ATGAGCCTTTGGCAAGACAATCTCAACAATAAAGGCAAAATAATTCATAAATGGGCGCATTATTTCCCTGTTTATGAAAAGCATTTCGAGCGTTGGCGCAATAGGTCAATGGTTTTCTGGGAGGTGGGCGTCTACGAAGGCGGGTCACTTCAGATGTGGCAGAAGTATTTTGGCCCATCTGCCATCATCATCGGCCTTGATATAAACCCCGCGTGCACGAAGCATGCTGCCGAGGGTATCAATATACGTATCGGCGATCAGAGCGATACAGCTTTCTTGCAACGTGTCATCGATGAGTTCGGTCCGCCCGACGTCGTTCTTGATGACGGAAGTCATCACATGAAACAAACGTGGGCAACGTTCTCTCATGTATATCCGCAAGTTCCGAAAAACGGAGTTTACATGGTTGAGGACATGCACACAAGCTACTGGGAAAACTGGGGCGGAGGACTCGATGTTCAAGACTCTTTTATTAATAAATCGAAAAAACTAATTGACGAGCTAAACGCTGATCATACAAAGGGAGCTCTTCTCCCAACAGAATTCACGAGAACTACAGACAGCATAAGTTTCTATGACAGCATCGTCGTATTTGAGAAAGGAAATATTTGGTGGAAGCGCGGCTTCCGCACTGGTGGCAATAAAGAAACTTGA
- a CDS encoding glycosyltransferase 61 family protein has product MTASSYLRKEIFGGSAASALVAIKKLESQSNVPKSSQIDLTIKTERGLTVHPLLLGSAKSRLLLPNAPSSSHFEHLRTKKGKIVNLFEIIAEEATSQAQQAFDERVIYGGPLFDHFGHLIAESVHRIWPRLVYPELSKLKIAFHPTPTRSGYSQVKHAWMISVLSYMGVSRSDIILIDQPTYFRELLIPQQARGQIFSTADPKYNELFPLIEKSTGSAFQRTEKFIYVSRRRYLHSGSYLGEVLVEDVLQSVGFTIVYPEDWDVKDLVDLFCGAEAIVFSEGSAIHVLELCGKISASVFVICRRSTSFVKTVFGQILSEFAARHVLIENTEVVTPLDWDRSKNLPTVGNASAIVDIKSLLETLSNDISISIPVPSDEAIRHAQQRDLLRMILDKRSTKAGTDVCKLGELLIILRKQFEDHYLLEDR; this is encoded by the coding sequence ATGACAGCATCGTCGTATTTGAGAAAGGAAATATTTGGTGGAAGCGCGGCTTCCGCACTGGTGGCAATAAAGAAACTTGAAAGCCAATCTAACGTGCCTAAATCAAGCCAGATTGACTTGACTATCAAAACAGAGAGGGGGTTGACCGTTCATCCCCTCCTGTTGGGCAGTGCAAAATCAAGACTTCTGCTTCCGAACGCGCCGTCCTCATCTCATTTTGAACATCTCCGAACGAAAAAAGGTAAGATTGTCAATCTGTTCGAGATAATAGCCGAGGAAGCAACATCTCAGGCCCAGCAAGCTTTTGATGAAAGGGTTATCTATGGTGGGCCGCTTTTTGATCATTTCGGTCATTTGATAGCTGAGAGCGTGCATCGAATTTGGCCGCGCCTAGTCTATCCTGAACTGTCTAAACTGAAGATAGCATTTCACCCAACGCCAACGAGATCAGGCTACTCTCAGGTTAAGCATGCATGGATGATTTCTGTGCTTTCGTACATGGGTGTTAGCAGAAGCGATATAATTTTAATCGATCAACCTACGTATTTTCGAGAATTGCTCATCCCTCAGCAGGCACGCGGTCAAATATTTTCGACTGCAGATCCTAAATACAACGAATTATTCCCGTTAATCGAAAAATCGACTGGATCTGCGTTTCAGAGAACTGAAAAGTTCATCTACGTATCGAGGCGGCGATATCTACACTCCGGGTCCTACTTGGGTGAAGTCCTTGTCGAAGATGTTCTGCAGAGCGTCGGTTTTACGATCGTTTATCCTGAAGATTGGGATGTAAAAGATCTTGTTGACTTATTTTGTGGCGCTGAAGCAATAGTCTTCAGTGAGGGAAGCGCTATTCATGTGCTGGAGTTGTGCGGAAAGATCTCCGCATCTGTTTTTGTAATTTGCCGAAGAAGCACGAGTTTTGTTAAGACCGTTTTTGGGCAAATCCTTTCGGAATTTGCGGCGCGTCATGTACTAATTGAAAATACGGAAGTCGTTACACCTTTGGACTGGGACCGCAGTAAAAACTTGCCAACCGTCGGTAATGCAAGCGCTATCGTTGATATCAAAAGTCTGCTGGAAACGTTGTCGAATGATATCTCTATCAGTATTCCTGTTCCATCAGATGAAGCAATAAGGCATGCTCAGCAACGCGATCTCCTTCGCATGATCCTTGATAAGAGATCTACAAAGGCTGGAACTGACGTTTGTAAACTCGGAGAACTTTTAATCATTTTAAGAAAGCAGTTCGAAGATCACTATTTACTCGAGGATCGATAG
- a CDS encoding GSCFA domain-containing protein codes for MSANPYQGRPDYQFWKRGGGFDRAEDFDPVTGPSFAITPGDSVVTAGSCFAQHVSRHLMKAGFNVLVTEHAHPLIPDKYAAQFHYGLFAARYGNVYTARQLRQLLERAYGLFIPRESAWPLGADRWVDPFRPQIQPGGYVCVAELEEDRRIHLDAVRRAIDGMSVFVFTLGLTEAWVDRADGAVYPLAPGVAGGVYDPDRIAFQNFTAAQTREDLEWSLNFIRRRNPGVRVILTVSPVPLNATAVDRHVMVSTAYSKAALRVAAEEVSGSLRDVDYFPSFEIVTSPHAGSTYFADDRRSVTEAGVAHVMRTFLRHYGASQDAAAVIPSVSEEPDGVTVTAAPPAAVPQRDIDTARENVRREVAAMSTLVETLCDEEAIDNT; via the coding sequence ATGAGCGCCAACCCGTATCAGGGCCGACCGGACTACCAGTTCTGGAAGCGCGGCGGCGGTTTCGATCGCGCCGAGGACTTCGATCCGGTCACCGGCCCGTCCTTCGCCATCACCCCGGGGGATTCGGTGGTGACGGCGGGAAGCTGCTTCGCGCAGCACGTCTCGCGTCATCTCATGAAGGCCGGGTTCAACGTGCTCGTCACCGAGCATGCGCATCCGCTCATCCCCGACAAGTATGCCGCGCAGTTCCACTACGGATTGTTCGCGGCCCGCTACGGCAACGTCTATACCGCCCGCCAATTGCGCCAACTGCTGGAGCGGGCCTACGGCCTGTTCATCCCGCGGGAGAGCGCCTGGCCGCTGGGCGCGGACCGCTGGGTCGACCCGTTCCGGCCACAGATCCAGCCGGGCGGCTATGTCTGTGTCGCGGAGCTGGAGGAGGACCGCCGCATCCACCTCGACGCCGTCCGCCGCGCGATCGACGGAATGTCGGTCTTCGTCTTCACGCTCGGGCTGACGGAGGCATGGGTCGATCGCGCCGACGGCGCCGTCTATCCGCTCGCGCCCGGGGTCGCCGGCGGGGTCTATGATCCCGATCGCATCGCCTTCCAGAACTTCACCGCCGCGCAGACCCGTGAGGATCTGGAGTGGTCGTTGAACTTCATCCGCCGCCGCAATCCCGGCGTGCGCGTGATCCTAACGGTCTCGCCTGTTCCGCTGAACGCCACGGCCGTCGACCGGCATGTGATGGTTTCGACGGCCTACTCGAAGGCGGCCTTGCGGGTTGCGGCCGAGGAGGTCTCGGGTTCCCTGAGGGACGTCGACTACTTTCCATCCTTCGAGATCGTCACCAGCCCCCACGCCGGGTCGACCTACTTCGCCGACGACCGGCGATCCGTCACCGAGGCCGGCGTCGCCCACGTGATGCGGACGTTCCTGCGGCACTACGGTGCGTCTCAGGATGCAGCGGCGGTGATCCCATCCGTATCCGAAGAACCCGACGGAGTAACCGTCACGGCAGCCCCTCCGGCCGCGGTACCGCAGCGCGATATCGACACCGCCCGCGAGAACGTCCGACGCGAAGTCGCGGCCATGAGTACCCTGGTCGAGACCCTTTGCGACGAGGAAGCCATCGACAACACCTGA
- a CDS encoding glycosyltransferase, translated as MSTRLKVYVGYDSREDIAWQVCRLSLNRHASIPVEVYPLRQDTVRELGLYTRPQDKGAATEFSLTRFLVPYIAAHEGWTVFVDCDFLFTTDIARLLDSLDPAKAAYVVQHDYVPRSASKMDGQVQTTYPRKNWSSFMVFNGAHPAIKALTPDVVNTQSPAYLHRLSWVEDKDLGALDLGWNFLEGEYDKPEQVPPAIHYTNGGPWFPNCQDVDFADLWIAEKARFEKTLETA; from the coding sequence ATGAGCACACGGCTGAAAGTCTATGTCGGCTACGATAGCCGAGAGGACATCGCTTGGCAGGTCTGTCGGCTCTCCCTGAACCGGCACGCCAGCATTCCGGTCGAGGTCTATCCGCTGCGCCAGGACACGGTGCGCGAACTCGGCCTCTACACGCGGCCGCAGGACAAGGGTGCGGCGACCGAGTTCTCGCTGACCCGCTTCCTCGTTCCCTACATCGCCGCCCACGAGGGTTGGACGGTGTTCGTCGATTGCGACTTCCTGTTCACAACGGACATCGCCCGGCTGCTGGACAGCCTCGACCCCGCCAAGGCCGCCTACGTCGTGCAGCACGATTACGTGCCGCGTTCGGCCAGCAAGATGGACGGACAGGTACAGACGACCTACCCGCGCAAGAACTGGTCGTCCTTCATGGTGTTCAACGGGGCGCACCCGGCGATCAAGGCGCTCACCCCGGACGTGGTGAACACCCAGAGCCCCGCCTACCTGCACCGCCTGTCCTGGGTCGAGGACAAGGATCTCGGCGCGCTGGACCTCGGCTGGAACTTCCTCGAAGGCGAGTACGACAAGCCTGAGCAGGTTCCGCCCGCGATCCATTACACCAATGGCGGTCCCTGGTTCCCGAACTGCCAGGACGTCGACTTCGCCGACCTCTGGATCGCGGAGAAGGCACGGTTCGAGAAGACGCTCGAGACCGCTTGA
- a CDS encoding KpsF/GutQ family sugar-phosphate isomerase, with protein MNDLAILHRPVPPNDDDPGSDAAVRSTGIGSLEIGMQAMQELVEALHGDLGVPFEKAVGTILRTRGRLIVSGIGKSGHIGRKLAATLASTGTLAFFVHPGEASHGDLGMIARDDTVLALSWSGETSELGDLIAFTRRFSIPLIAMTWNPASTLGRAADVLLALPRVRESCPHDLAPTSSSLIQLAMGDALAVALLARRGFTSSNFRTFHPGGNLAARLKTVGQLMHTGDEIPLVGSGTLMRDVLLAIAGRRFGCVGVVDESGMLVGVVTDGDLRRHIGSELLAMPVEDVMTENPLVVDPSLLASAALETMNRCRVTALFAVENGRPAGILHVHDLLRAGIV; from the coding sequence ATGAACGACCTGGCAATCCTGCACCGGCCCGTCCCCCCGAACGATGACGATCCCGGATCCGACGCCGCCGTTCGCTCGACCGGCATCGGCAGTCTCGAGATCGGCATGCAGGCCATGCAGGAACTCGTCGAGGCGCTGCACGGCGACCTCGGCGTTCCCTTCGAGAAGGCCGTCGGCACGATCCTGAGAACCCGCGGGCGTCTCATCGTGTCCGGGATCGGCAAGAGCGGGCATATCGGGCGCAAGCTCGCCGCGACGCTCGCGTCGACGGGGACACTCGCGTTCTTCGTGCATCCCGGCGAAGCGAGCCACGGCGATCTCGGGATGATCGCGCGGGACGATACCGTGCTGGCGCTGTCGTGGTCCGGCGAAACGAGCGAATTGGGCGACCTCATCGCCTTCACCCGCCGCTTCTCGATCCCGCTCATCGCGATGACGTGGAACCCGGCGAGCACGCTCGGACGGGCCGCCGACGTCCTGCTTGCCTTGCCGCGCGTGCGCGAGAGCTGCCCGCACGACCTCGCGCCGACCTCCTCAAGCCTGATCCAGCTCGCGATGGGTGATGCCCTGGCCGTCGCCCTGTTGGCGCGACGCGGCTTCACGAGCTCCAACTTCCGAACCTTCCATCCGGGCGGCAACCTTGCGGCTCGGCTCAAGACCGTGGGGCAGCTTATGCACACGGGCGACGAGATCCCGCTCGTGGGATCCGGGACACTCATGCGCGACGTGCTGCTGGCGATCGCGGGGCGGCGCTTCGGCTGCGTGGGTGTGGTGGACGAAAGCGGGATGCTCGTGGGTGTCGTGACCGACGGCGATCTGCGCCGCCATATCGGCTCCGAACTCCTGGCGATGCCGGTCGAGGACGTGATGACCGAGAATCCGCTCGTGGTCGATCCGTCCCTGCTTGCGAGCGCCGCCCTCGAAACCATGAATCGTTGCCGTGTCACGGCGCTCTTCGCGGTGGAGAATGGCCGGCCCGCCGGCATCCTGCACGTCCACGATCTGCTGCGCGCCGGCATCGTCTAG